A segment of the Candidatus Rokuibacteriota bacterium genome:
TGGTGGCCTCGCGGCTCGCGGATCAGCCCACGCCGATGCCGTGGCTGGGCGGCACGTCGCTGCGCATCCGCTTCGCGTGATTCCGCCCCCGGGGGCCCCCAGTGTTAGTCTTTCCCCGCACCGTGGAAATCGAGGCTAGGCGCCGCGTCAGCCCAGCTCAAGACGTGGCGCAATTCCTGGGTAAACGAAAGGGGCTAGCGGCTCCTGCGTCCGCTAACCCCTCGTCGTTGCTGGTTGCGGGGGCCCGCAACCACTTGCCGGCAAACAGGTCACTCGACTTCCGCTTCGAGGTAACGGCCTAAGCCACAGTTCGCCCGACAGAGCCTTCGTCGCTCCAACGGGTGGGACCCGCGGTCCTCGCGAGAGCTTCGCCCGGCCATGTGGAGCCGCTCCACCAGGCCTCCGCCCGAGCCCCGTATCCCGGCGCCCATACAGCCGCGGCCGCTCCTTGCCACTCCCTCCGCCGCAAGCTATAGTCGGCCCGCGTCCACAGCTAAAGGAGTGCGTCGGCATGGCCCGTCCGCGATCGGCGGTATACGCAGTCGAGGGCGAGTCCAGGCGCCTCGGGATCCACCTTGATTGGGTCACCGGGCGGCGCCACCGCCACCACCTGCACGAGACCGTCCTGCAGCGCGCACTCAGGCACGCGGCGGTCTGGCAGGGAGGTCTCACCAAGCCGCCAGCCCCACACCTTCCGCCACTCGTTCGCGACGCATCCTCTCGAGGACGGCCACGACATCCGCATGCTCCAGGAGCTGCTGGGGCACCGCGACGCCAGCACACCATGATCTACACGCACGTCCGGAACCGCAGGCCCGCCACCGTCCGGAGCACGGCAGACCGGATGTTCGGCCCATGAGCCGCCTGGCGGCCTTGCGGGGTATATGCAGCGGGATAGGCTGCAGCGCCCTGCAGCCTATCCGGAGAGGCGAGGGTCGCTCCGGACACGGGCAAAGGGCGGCAACGAAAGGGCCGGGCGCTGTTCGACGCGGTAGCCCCTCGACCGGTAGACGCGGCAGGGGCTCGCAGGGGTTGCCCTATGACGCAGGTCAGCCTATCCAGTGGCCGAATTGTAGTTAGACCTCTTTAGGAGGGAGCATCAGAGTGTCAGGGGCACCTGGGAAGGTTCATGTCGCTGTTGACTGCGGCCACTGCGACGCCACCGTAAAGGCAGAGGTCCTTGCAACCCACGAAGCGAAATACTTCGATGATCGCGTCATGATCGAACTCCCGGACCACCGCGTCTCGTTGGCCGTTTGTCCCGCGTGTCACGAAGCGGTCATAGCCCGCGAAACCTGGCAAGGTGAAGGCGATCACGGCGAATCGCTGTGGGGTAAGGCCACGCGTGTTTGGCCCCGGGCGGAACGCGAGACGAACGCAATGATTCCCGATATCGTGCGGATCTCTCTTGAGGAAGCGCAACGCTGCCACAAGGCTGCAGCCTATACCGCTTGCGCCGTTATGTGCGGTCGTGCCCTGGAGGCCGTGTGTATCCACTTTGGAACAAAGGATCGACATCTGGCGAAGGCGTTACCGGAGCTTCGGGACCGCAGACTAATCGACGAACGGCTATTCAATTGGGGAGACGAACTCCGCAAGCACAGAAATGTGGCAGCTCACGCGACGGAGGACAGAATATCTCGCGACGACGCGACGGACTTGTTTGAGTTCTTAACCGCTATATGCGAGTACGTATTTGTTCTAACGCAAAGGTTCGAATCGTTTATGGCCAGGAAGACTTCTGGCGCCGCAGCGCAGAAGGACGGGACTCGTGGCCGTGGGGGACGCAAAGGTCGTGAGGTCTAACTCTACGCTGGAGCGGACGCGCTTCGCGCGCCGCTCAGCGTAACCGTCAGGCGCTGTCCACAATCATTTCTTTCTGGACCGTCACCAAGCGGAACCGCGGCACGTATCGAAATGCGGGGTTTGCGCTCGGCACCTTGAGAAGGTTTTTGGACTCAGGCGCAGGCGCCTACTAGATCTGGGCGTATTGACAAGCGAGAGGCGCAAGCCTAGCATGCCCGCCATCCCAACTTTCCCCACGAGGAGGCACCCTATGAGAACGCTGGTCAGCCTCGTTATGTCCGCCCTCATCGTTCTGTCCGCCTCGATGGCCTGGGCGCAGGCGTTGCCCTCGGCCCGGCCGGATCAGGTGGGTCTCTCTTCGGAACGCCTGGACCGCATTGGCGCGGTCTTGCGGAGCGAGATCGAAAAGGGCAAGTTCCCCGGCGCGGTCGCCGTGGTCGCCCGCAAGGGCCGGATCGTGTACTTCGAGAGCTTTGGCTCTCGGGACAAGGCGGCCGGTGCTCCGATGGGCAAGGACGCGATCTTTCGCATCTACTCGATGACGAAACCGCTCGTCACGGTGGGGGCGATGGTGCTGGTGGAGGAGGGGCGGCTCGTTCTCACCGACCCGGTCTCGAAGTATCTCCCGCCGTTCGCGAAGCTCCAGGTGAGTGCGTTGAAGTTCGACCCGATCAACGGCCGGGTGACCTACACGATGGTGCCTGCCGAGCGGGAAATGACAATTCAGGACCTGCTCCGGCACACCTCCGGCTTGGTGTACGGCGAGATCACGGTAAACGCGCCAGTGAAGGAGGCATACACGAAGGCCGGAGTGTATCAGCCGGATGGCTTCCCGTTCGACGCGAGGGATATGACCCCCGCCGAGCAGGTCGAGCGCCTGGCGAAGGCGCCGCTCGCCCACCAGCCCGGGACGGTCTGGGAGTACAGTTTATCCTCGGACGTGCTCGGCCGGGTGGTCGAGGCGGCCTCCGGGATGACGCTCGGTCGGTTCCTCGAGGAGCGCCTGTTCCAACCGCTCAAGATGACGGACTCCGGCTTCTTCGTTCCCGCGGCCAAGCTCGGACGGGTGGCCCAGGCGCTGCCGGGTTGGCCGGTCAAGCTCCTCGACGTCACGGCGCCGCCGAAGAACGACTCGGGCGGAGCAGGTGGCGTGTCGACGGCCGCCGACTACCTGCGCTTTTCCCAAATGCTGCTGAATGGTGGGCAGCTCGATCGCGTGCGGGTGCTGAGCCCGAGTACCGTGAGACTCATGACCTCGGATCACCTCGCCAGGATCACCGTCGGGGTCACGCCCACGCCGACACCGGGCGAGCTGCTGCTCGGGACGCTTGGCTACACCTTCGGGCTGGGCTTCGCCGTCCGGCAAGGGGATGGCGTGGCCGGGACGCCCGGGTCGGCCGGCGAGTACATGTGGGCTGGCTTCGGCGGCACCTATTTCTGGGTTGATCCGAAGCAGGAGCTGGTCGGCATCTTCATGACCCAAGCGCCGAGCCCGGAACGAGCGTACTACCGGAAGCTCTTCAAGCAGCTTGTCTACCAGGCGATCGTCGAGTAGACCCTCAGCCCGGGAGTGCCGGCCCCGAGCGGCGCAGGCGGGGCCGGCGCTCCCTTCCTCATGACAAAGCGCGGCGTTGTTCGTCTCACGTGCGTCGAGGTTGACTTCGCGCGCCTGCGAGAGAACTTCCACGCTGATTCCGTACCAGTTCAAAATCCCTAAGGAACCGGCGGCGCGGACTCTTCACTTCGCGCGCATGTGACGGACGAGCCCTGGGCGATCACAAAGAAAGCAATGAGGACCGGCACTACAGCCTGGCCTCCGCGTACACGGCACGGTTCAGCCCGCGCAGATGCCGCAGCACTTCCTCCAGTTCGATCACATCCGCACTGATCATCTCCATATCGAACAGGTTCACCCGGTGCGGCACCTCGGCGCGGTCGGCGACGCACTCCTCGGGAATGATCACCCGGTAGTCGTATGAGAAGGCGTCGTCGACGGTCGCCCGGACGCAGCCGGAGGTGACCATGCCGGTGATGATCAGCGTGTCGACGTTGTGGTAGGTCAGCATGCTGTGGAGTTGCGTGCCGAAGAAAGCGCTCGGCTTCCCCTTGACGATCACGGGCTCGTCGGGACGTGGGGCGATCTCGGGCGGGATCTCGACGGACTCATGGGCGGCGGGGTCGTCGTCCTGGCCGAAGATGCCGGGGCAGGAGTCGAACCAGCGGCCGGCCTCGGTGCGGTTCTTGAACGGCACCATCTTGGTGAAGAAGATTGGCAACCCGACCGGCCGGGCCACCGCGAGCAACTGCGCAATCCCCCGTAGCGCCACCTGCCCCATCTTCGCGCTCCCCAACGCGAACCGGTCCTCGGTGAAGGCGCGGGTCATGTCGACGACGGCGATGCCGACCTTGCGGCCCCAGCCGATGGGATGGCCGAAGCCGGCCTTGCGATACATGGCGAGGTCGCTGTCTGGGATGACGTCGGGGACGTACGCGCTCTTCCGGTCCAGCTTCCAGTCGGACATTGCGACTCCTCGAACAACGGTCAGGCCGCACCCGGCGCGGGGTCGGCCGGATGCTGCTCGTGCCAGCGGGTGGCCTGCTGATACGCCTCCCCCACCCGTAAGATGGTCGCCTCGTCGAATGGCTTCCCGACGAGCTGCAGGCCGACGGGGAGCCCGTCCGCGAACCCGCACGGCACGGACAGCGCGGGCAGCCCGGTCAGGTTCCAGGGGTACGTGTAACGCCAGCAAGCGTGGAGCACGTGCTCGGGCTGGCCGGCGATCTCGACGTGGCTCTGCGAGACCTCCCAGCCGCACAAGGGCAATGTCGGCGTCGCGAGGACGTCGACGCCGGCGAAGGCGGCGCGCACCTCATCGATCAGCACCCGGCGCAGGCACTGAGCCTTGAGGAAGTCGGTAGCGAAGATGAACTTCCCGGCGTCCATGAGGGCGCGCACCTCTGGGGTGTACCGGGCACGCCGGTCGGGCTGCCGCAGATACGTGTCGTGCCAGGCGGTGACCGACGCCATCTCGGTCACGAGGATGGCGCCGAGGGCGCCGGCCATGTGGGGGATGGAGACCTCCTTCACCCGCGCGCCGGCCCCCTCGAGATCGCGCAAGGCCTGGCGGACGACAGGCTCGACGCGAGACTCCATCCGGTCCCAGAAGTGCTCGCACGGCACGCCGACGCGCAGGCCGCGGATGCCCTTCTTCAACGAGGCGAGGTAGTCGCCGACGGGCATGTCGGCCGAGCCGGGATCGCGCGGGTCGAAGCCGGCGATCACCCGGAGCGTCAACGCGGCGTCCTCGACCCGCCGGGTCAACAGCCCGGCGTTGTCCAGAGACCAGGTGTGGGGCATAACGCCGGCCTTCGAGACGCGGCCGTAGGTGGCCTTCAACCCGACGACGCCCGAGAGTCCGGCGGGGATCCGGATGGACCCGCCAGTATCCGACCCCATGGCCATGAAGCACATTCCGGCGGCCACGGCGGCTCCGGAGCCGCCGGACGACAGGCCGGGGTTGCGCCGCACGTCCCAGGGGTTCCGCACAGGCGGGAAGTCGACGCCCCAGGCGGCCTCGCTCATCACGGTCTTGCCGAGGAGCACGGCGCCGGCGTCGCGCAAGAGCGCCCAGGCCGTCGAGTCCGACGACGGCATCCGGTCGATGAAGACCTGGGAGCCGTTGCGGGTGGGGACGCCGACGGTGTCGTAGTTGTCCTTGATGCCGATGGGGATGCCGTGCAGGGGGCCTCGGTAGCGGCCGGCCGATATGTTGCGCTCGGCGACCCGGGCGGCCTCGAGCGCCCCCTCGGTATCGACGGAGACGAAGGCGTGCACGGCGCGGTCGACCTTCTCGATCCGGTCGAGACAGGCCTGGGTCAGCTCAACGGGCGAGACGGCCCGCGACTCGACGGCGCTCGCGGCGTCGGCCAGAGATCGCCAGGGCCACTCGGCAGCGCTCATCTCACGCCTCCCAGGGGTCGACGTGAAAGGTGAGGATCGGCTCGACGTCGTCGGGCAAGTCCAGATCACGGAGCTTCTGGATGTCCTCCATCATCCCCTCGAGGATCGACGCGACCTGTTTGAGATCCGCTTCTGGCAGCGGGTAGCCGGCCAGTTCGGCCACGTGCTTGAGCGGCGGCAACGTCATCAGTACCACCCCCTGGTTGTTTTGGCCCCGAGCATCTCATCGTAGACGTCGATGCGGCGGTCGCGGAGCACCTGGTTGTACTCGGTCCAGTTGCGCTTGCGGCGGGCGTCGGCGAGGTTGGCCTCGGCGTAGAGAATTTCCTCCTTGTCGGGGCTGGCGGGGCCGGCGATGGGCCAGCCCGTATACGACGCGATGAGGCTCTGGCCGATGAAGGGCTGCTCCCGCTCGGTGCCGACCCGGTCGGCGGCGGCGACGAAGACGGAGTTGACGTGGGCGGCGGCCATGACGAGGATGTTGGCCATCGCCTCTCGGTTCTTCGCCTGCCCGGGGATGGGGACCCAGTTGGTGGGGATGCAGACGATATCGGCGCCCTGCAGGGCGCAGAGCCGATAGCTCTCGGGGAACCAGCCGTCGTAGCAGATGAAGGTCCCGATACGACCTATTGGCGTCTTGAAGACGGGGAAGCCGAGGTTGCCCGGCTCGAAGAAGAGGTTCTCCTCGTTCCAGAGGTGGTTCTTCCGGAACTTCCCGACGAAGCCTGATGGCCCGATGACGACGGCGGCGTTGTAGAGGACCTGCCCGTACCGCTCGGCGATGCCGGCGACCAGGTGGAGACCGTGCTTGCGGGCGACCTCGATCCAGGCCTGGCAGGTGGGGCCGTCCGGGATCTCCTCGGCCAGCGCGAAGGCCTCCTCGCGGGAGTCGAACACGTATCCCGAATTGCACAGCTCGGGCAGCACGATGAGGCTGGCGCCCGCGCCGACGGCCTCCTCGATCCGCTCGACGCTCCGGCGGACGTTCCGCTCCTTCTCTCCGACGACCGGCGCCATCTGGACGCAGGCGATCTTCACGACCGCCTCGTCGCGTCCCTTTCGATCGCTCATAGACACCCCCACCGTTCGCATTGTGCCCGAAACGGAGTTATAGTGCCGTGGACACTTTGATGGCCGCTCGGTGGCAAGGCATACTCACCGTCACAACGCTCCTGGCCGCGGCGCTGGCCGCGAGCCCGTTTGTTCTCGGTGAGTACGCGCAGCAGATCCTCGCCCAGGCGTTCTTCTTCGCGATCGCGGCGATCACGGTCGATCTCCTCTGGGGCTATACGGGCGTCCTGACGTTCGGCCAGTCGGCGTTCTTCGGCATCGGCGTCTACACGGTGGCCCTCGCGCTCGCCTACTACATCGAGGGGCCGCTTGCGACGGCGGGGGCGATCGTCGTGGCGATGGCGGCGGCGGCGCTGATGGGCGCAGGGGTCGGGTGGCTCGCCTTCTTCGACCGCGCGTCGCCGATCTACGCGGCGATCGTGACGCTGGCACTCCCGGTGGTCTTCACGCAGATCATCCTCTCCGGCGGCGCGTACACGGGGTCGAGCAGCGGGCTGCCGATCCCGGCGCCGTTCCTTTCGGTCGAGCAGTGGTTCTGGATCTCGGGGGGGCTCCTCCTCCTCGTGGCGGTCGGCGCCTACGTGCTCGTCACGAGCGACGCGGGGCGGATCCTGGTCGCGATCCGCGAGAACGAGGACCGCTGCCGGTACCTGGGGCTCCGGACCTCGCGCCTTAAGATCGGCCTGATGGCAGTCTGCAGCGCGGTGGCGGCGCTGGCCGGCGCTTTCTACGTGCTCTTCGGGACCGTCGCGGCTCACAACTACGGCGACTTCATCTTCGGGACGGAGATGGTCGTCTGGACGGCGCTGGGCGGCCGCGGGACGCTGGTCGGCCCGATCCTCGGCACGATCGGCATCAACTACGTCTCGGCGGTCCTCGGCGGCAACCTCCCTTTCGTCTGGCTCCTCTTCGTCGGCTTCGCGTTCGTGCTGGTCGTCGTCTACCTTCCACAGGGGCTCGTGCCGGCGCTCGTCAGTGGCGTGTCGCGGCTCGTCCGTTCGCTCGCGGAGACGCGGAGGCCGGTTCTCGCCCGCCCGGCGGTGCACGCCGCCTCGCTGCGCGCCCTTCCCAGAGCGAACGGCGCGGCCACCACCGCGAGCGAGGACGGGCCGGTCCTCGAGTTGCGTGGCGTGTCGAAGCGGTTCGGGAGCCTGCAGGTGCTCGAAGGGGTGAACCTCGAGGCGAGACGGGGCGAGGTCGTGGGGATCGTCGGGCCGAACGGCGCCGGCAAGACCACACTCCTCCGCTGCATCGCGGACGGCCGCGAGCAGTCGAGCGGCGAGGTGCGGGTGGGCGGCCGTCGGATCGACGGCCTGCCGCCGCAAGAGTGCGTGGCGCTGGGCGTGGGCCGGAAGTTCCAGACGCCGAACGTCTTCGACGCCCTGACGGTCCTCGACTGCCTGCGCGTGGCGCGCGCCTACCGGACGCCGGCGTCGCCCTGGCGGCGCTCCCGGACGCTGGAGCTGCCGGAGCCGGCCCTCCACGCGGTCGAGGTCTCGGGGCTCCTGCCGCTCCTGAACGAGCCGGCCGGCCACCTCTCGCACGGGGCGAAGCAGGCCCTGGAGCTTGCGATGGTGCTCGCGCTCGAGCCGACGGTGCTCCTCCTCGACGAGCCGACGGCGGGGCTCACGCGCGACGAGCGGGCGGCGATCGGCAGCGTGCTGCGGGAGCTGGCCCGGAGCCACCGGCTCTGCCTGCTCCTCATCGAGCACGACCTCGACTTCGTCCGCGAGATCAGCACGCGGCTCGTGGTGCTTCACCAGGGGAAGATCCTCCTCGATGGCCCGCTCGCGGAGGTGGCCGACTCGGAGCTGGTCCGGACGATCTACATCGGCGGCAAGCCATGATCGCCATCCAGGCCCTCGAGGGGGGCTACGGCGAGTCGCCGGTTCTCCGCGGCGTCGCCCTCGACGTCCCGCGCGGAGAGATCTTCGCCATCCTCGGGAAGAACGGGATGGGGAAGACGACGCTCCTCAAGACGATCATGGGGCTCCTGCCGGCCAAGAAAGGCCGCGTGGAGCTTCTCGGGCAGGACGTCACCGGATGGCCGCCCTACCGCATCACGCGCCTCGGGGTGAGCTACGTCCCCCAGGAGAAGGCGATCTTCCAGGACCTGACGGTGGAGGAGAACCTCCGCCTCGCGCTGCGAGACGGGGCCAGTTTCGACGCGCGGCTCGAGATGATCGCGCGCTGGTTCCCGGTCTTGAAGGCGCGGCTGCAACAGCGCGCGGGGACGCTCTCGGGGGGGGAGCAGAAGATGCTCCTCATCGGACGGGCGCTCCTCACCCGCCCGCGTCTGGTCCTCGTTGACGAGATCACCGAAGGGCTTCAACCCGCCATGATCACGAGGCTCACAGAGGTCCTGGCGGAGGAGGGGCGGGCGCACGGCCTCACGGTCGTGCTCGTGGAGCAGAACGTCGGGTTCGCGCTGGCGCTGGCGGACCGCTATGCCGTCCTAAAGGGGGGGACGGTCGTCGAGACCGGGCGCGCCAGCGATGCCGGCGCGCGGGAGCACGTCGAACGAAACCTGGTCATCTAGAACCGTAAGGGGGAACAGCCATGCGGAAGAGTTCGAGAACACTCGTGGCCCTGGAACTGATGCTGGGGCTCGCCACGCTATCGGGTGGCACGGCGCAGTCGGCCGAGAAGCAGCCAATCGTCATCGCCGTGCCGGTCGGCCTCTCCGGCGTAAACAGCGTCGTGGCGCCGGCCGTCGTGCAGTCGGCGGAACTGGCGGTCGAGGAGCTGAACGCCAAGGGCGGCATCATGGGGCGGCCGGTGAAGCTGATGCCGCTCGACGACGAAAGCGGCCCGGCCGGTGCCGTGAAAGCGTTCAACACGGCGATCCGGCAGCACAAGGCCGACGCGATCATCACCATGGAGACGAGCGCGGCGCGCAACGCGGGCGCCCCGATCGCCGACCGCGCGAAGACGCTCTTCATCTACACCTCCTTCTACGAGGGGCGTGCCTGCGGGAAGTACCTCTACGTCAACGCCTGGGTGCCCGAGCAGATCGTGCCGCCGCTCGTGAAGTTCATGACCGACGAGAAGAAAGTCAAGAAGTGGTTCGTGCTCGGCAGCGACTACGCCTTCGGGCGCGGGTTGATCGAGCCGGCCAAGAAGACGATCACGGAACTGGGCGGCACGATCCTCGGCGAGGAGTACCAGCCGCTCCAGCAGTCCGACTGGACGGCGATCATCAGCAAGATCCGCGCGGCCAACCCGGACGGCATCATGTACGCCACCTCGGGCGGCGGGCCGAACATCGACTTCATGAAGCAGTTCAAGGCGGCCGGCTTGAAGATGCCGGTCGGGAGCCTCTCGATCGACGAGCTGACGGCCGAGCAGGGCGGCAACGCGGCCGAGGGGGTCTACTACACCGGCGACTACTTCACCGGCATCGACAACGCCGAGAACAAGACCTTCCTCGAGGCAATGAAGAAGAAGTTCGGGACCAATCTCAAGACGCCGAACTCGCTCTCCGAGCCGGAGTACGACGGCATCCATGCGTACGCCATGGCGGTCGAGAAGGCGAAGAGCACCGACGCGGACAAGGTAGCGGCGGTGCTGCCGACGATCGTCTTCAAGGGGCCGCGGGGACCGGTGCAGATGAACAAGCAGCACCACGCGCCGCTGCCGGTCTACCTCGCCCAGGTGCAGGCGGACGGGAAGACCAAGATCATCAAGAGCTTCGGGCTCGTCGATCCGGGCAACCAGTGCCCGAACCTCAAGTAAACGGAAACGGAAAGAGCTGACCCCGGGGGAGGCCGATCGCCATGTACACCACGCAGCTGCTCGACGTCGTCACGACGGCCGGTGTGCTGTACATCGTGGCGGTCGGCCTCCTCGTCGTCTACGGGGTCCTCAAGATCATCAACCTCGCCCACGGGGCGTTCCTCGCCATGGGTGCCTATGCGGGGGTCCTCACGACCTGGGCCGGCTGGAACCCCTGGACGGCGCTGCTCCTGGCGGCGGTCATGGGGGTGGCGGTCGCGGCGCTGGTCGAGTGGCGGGTCCTGCGCGCGCTCTACGCGCGGCCGCTCGATACGATCCTCGCCACTTGGGGCCTCAACATCATCGTCGTGCAGATCCTCACACTCTACTTCGGGCGCGAGATCCACTTCGCCGAGAGCGCGATCGCGCAGCCGATCAGCGTGGCCGGCGTGACCTACTCCCAGTACCGGCTCGTCCTCCTCCTGATCGCGGTGGCCCTCGGCGTCCTCGTCTGGCTCGTGATGCAACGGACGCAGATCGGGGTCGTCGCCCAGGCGGTGATCATGAACGAGGAGTTGGCGCAGGCGCTCGGCATCAACACGCGACTCGTCCGGTTCGTCACCTTCTGCCTCGGCGCGGGCCTGGCGAGCCTGGCCGGCGCGCTCCTCACCCCACTCGTGAGCGTGCACCCCAACCTCGGCGTCCCCTGGCTCATCAACGCCTTCATGCTCGTCCTGGTGGCGGGGGTGTCGCTCGGCAACCTCGCGCTCGCCGCGCTGGTCCTGGGCGGCGCGCAGGTGCTGGTCAGCTCCTACGGGAACCCGGTCCTCGGCAGTCTCACCATCGTCATCCTCGCCGTCATCATCCTTCGGTTCCGGACGATCACGATCTAAGGGACGAGCCGTTACGGGTCGAATCGGCAGGTAAGTGGAAGCCGCTCGCCAGCGCTCCAACGGCGCGCGCGAACGGCGCGTCGGGATCGTCATCTCGGATCCCGGCGAGCCGGGCCAGGGTCAGGGAGAAGAGAAAATCGGGATCACAGACGTGCCCTAGGAAACGTTCGACGACCTCGACCTCGTCTTCGGTTGCACAGAGCGCCCTCAGGTCGCGACCGATAGGCCCCCGCCGTTTCAATCGCTCTCGCTCTAGTTTGACTGGCGTCGCGGCCTGAATCAGGCTCATAACCCAAAGGTCGCTGGTTCAAATCCAGCCCGCGCAACCACCGAAGTCGACCGCCTGCGCGAGAGGCTGACAAGCGGCGTTTCAACGAAGCGATCCGGTGTCTCCCTTAGAGCCTAACGTTCACGCTCGGCCGCCGGTGCGCGAGCATCGCGAGCGCCCGGTCCCGCCGCAGCGTGGGGTTAGCCGATCGTGTTTGATGGGGCTCGGCGCGCTGATGCCGAGTCGGACGGTTAGCAACAGATCCGTCACGGCCTATACCTGACGCAACCACGTACGGACAGCGTCGGCAACCGCCGCGGGCTGCTCAATCGGCGGCAAATGGCCGCAGTCGTCGAGGACGACGAGGTTGGCTCGCGGCATCCGGGCCGCCATCAGGGACCCGTGTGCGATCTCGGCGAAATCATCCTCACGGCCCCAGATCAACAGTGTCGGGCAGTCGATGCCCGCCAGATTGCCTCGCCGGTCATGCCGTCCGAGGAGCGTTGCGTTCTGTTGCAGGAATACCGCGGGACCGAGTCGCCGGGCCATTCTCCGAAACGCGGCGCCGGCCACCGGCCCGTTCGGACCACGAGCGTACACTGTCCTCTGTGCCAACTCCTCGACGACCGCCTCGAACTCGCCAGCCTCCACTCGGCCACCAAGCCGGCTGGCCGCCTCGGGATGTCCATGCGGTCCCGGGTTGCAACCCATCAGCCACAGCCCGAGCACGCGGGTTGGAGCTGTAACCGCAACCTCGAGCGCTAGGCTAGCACCATACGACGTACCAGCAAGTACGAACCGCGCTGGTGCCCGCCGAAGCACCGCGGCAGCGCTCTCGGCCATGTCTGCCTCAGCAACAACAAGCGGCAGTGACTCCACAAAATCCCCGAGGGCAGCGATCTGCGCCCGATAGAGATCTTCATCGCAGAGCATCGCCGGCAGCAAGACGAGGTGTCGTGGGCTTTGGTCTGCCATTGATCTTCGCGACCTGCCGACTACCGGTCGGCATCAGCCGCGCGCGCGAGCGCGTCGGCTGGATGTCGTTGTTCGGCAGCTCTCATCCTGTGCAGCGAACCCGATCCGAGCAGACTCATGCCTCCTTTACACGCACAGTCAACCGACCACCCGGCCGCACGTCACTCCGTGAAATCTGGATATCCGCCAGACGCTCGACCCTAACGTCGGCCTCTCCGAGTTCGGCCTGAGAATGTGTCGCCGCAACGGCAACTACACGCATTCCAGCCGCATGCGCCGCGCGAATGCCTGCGGGAGCGTCCTC
Coding sequences within it:
- a CDS encoding branched-chain amino acid ABC transporter ATP-binding protein/permease, whose protein sequence is MAARWQGILTVTTLLAAALAASPFVLGEYAQQILAQAFFFAIAAITVDLLWGYTGVLTFGQSAFFGIGVYTVALALAYYIEGPLATAGAIVVAMAAAALMGAGVGWLAFFDRASPIYAAIVTLALPVVFTQIILSGGAYTGSSSGLPIPAPFLSVEQWFWISGGLLLLVAVGAYVLVTSDAGRILVAIRENEDRCRYLGLRTSRLKIGLMAVCSAVAALAGAFYVLFGTVAAHNYGDFIFGTEMVVWTALGGRGTLVGPILGTIGINYVSAVLGGNLPFVWLLFVGFAFVLVVVYLPQGLVPALVSGVSRLVRSLAETRRPVLARPAVHAASLRALPRANGAATTASEDGPVLELRGVSKRFGSLQVLEGVNLEARRGEVVGIVGPNGAGKTTLLRCIADGREQSSGEVRVGGRRIDGLPPQECVALGVGRKFQTPNVFDALTVLDCLRVARAYRTPASPWRRSRTLELPEPALHAVEVSGLLPLLNEPAGHLSHGAKQALELAMVLALEPTVLLLDEPTAGLTRDERAAIGSVLRELARSHRLCLLLIEHDLDFVREISTRLVVLHQGKILLDGPLAEVADSELVRTIYIGGKP
- a CDS encoding ABC transporter ATP-binding protein is translated as MIAIQALEGGYGESPVLRGVALDVPRGEIFAILGKNGMGKTTLLKTIMGLLPAKKGRVELLGQDVTGWPPYRITRLGVSYVPQEKAIFQDLTVEENLRLALRDGASFDARLEMIARWFPVLKARLQQRAGTLSGGEQKMLLIGRALLTRPRLVLVDEITEGLQPAMITRLTEVLAEEGRAHGLTVVLVEQNVGFALALADRYAVLKGGTVVETGRASDAGAREHVERNLVI
- a CDS encoding isochorismatase family protein produces the protein MSDWKLDRKSAYVPDVIPDSDLAMYRKAGFGHPIGWGRKVGIAVVDMTRAFTEDRFALGSAKMGQVALRGIAQLLAVARPVGLPIFFTKMVPFKNRTEAGRWFDSCPGIFGQDDDPAAHESVEIPPEIAPRPDEPVIVKGKPSAFFGTQLHSMLTYHNVDTLIITGMVTSGCVRATVDDAFSYDYRVIIPEECVADRAEVPHRVNLFDMEMISADVIELEEVLRHLRGLNRAVYAEARL
- a CDS encoding amidase, translated to MSAAEWPWRSLADAASAVESRAVSPVELTQACLDRIEKVDRAVHAFVSVDTEGALEAARVAERNISAGRYRGPLHGIPIGIKDNYDTVGVPTRNGSQVFIDRMPSSDSTAWALLRDAGAVLLGKTVMSEAAWGVDFPPVRNPWDVRRNPGLSSGGSGAAVAAGMCFMAMGSDTGGSIRIPAGLSGVVGLKATYGRVSKAGVMPHTWSLDNAGLLTRRVEDAALTLRVIAGFDPRDPGSADMPVGDYLASLKKGIRGLRVGVPCEHFWDRMESRVEPVVRQALRDLEGAGARVKEVSIPHMAGALGAILVTEMASVTAWHDTYLRQPDRRARYTPEVRALMDAGKFIFATDFLKAQCLRRVLIDEVRAAFAGVDVLATPTLPLCGWEVSQSHVEIAGQPEHVLHACWRYTYPWNLTGLPALSVPCGFADGLPVGLQLVGKPFDEATILRVGEAYQQATRWHEQHPADPAPGAA
- a CDS encoding nitrilase family protein translates to MSDRKGRDEAVVKIACVQMAPVVGEKERNVRRSVERIEEAVGAGASLIVLPELCNSGYVFDSREEAFALAEEIPDGPTCQAWIEVARKHGLHLVAGIAERYGQVLYNAAVVIGPSGFVGKFRKNHLWNEENLFFEPGNLGFPVFKTPIGRIGTFICYDGWFPESYRLCALQGADIVCIPTNWVPIPGQAKNREAMANILVMAAAHVNSVFVAAADRVGTEREQPFIGQSLIASYTGWPIAGPASPDKEEILYAEANLADARRKRNWTEYNQVLRDRRIDVYDEMLGAKTTRGWY
- a CDS encoding serine hydrolase domain-containing protein; this translates as MRTLVSLVMSALIVLSASMAWAQALPSARPDQVGLSSERLDRIGAVLRSEIEKGKFPGAVAVVARKGRIVYFESFGSRDKAAGAPMGKDAIFRIYSMTKPLVTVGAMVLVEEGRLVLTDPVSKYLPPFAKLQVSALKFDPINGRVTYTMVPAEREMTIQDLLRHTSGLVYGEITVNAPVKEAYTKAGVYQPDGFPFDARDMTPAEQVERLAKAPLAHQPGTVWEYSLSSDVLGRVVEAASGMTLGRFLEERLFQPLKMTDSGFFVPAAKLGRVAQALPGWPVKLLDVTAPPKNDSGGAGGVSTAADYLRFSQMLLNGGQLDRVRVLSPSTVRLMTSDHLARITVGVTPTPTPGELLLGTLGYTFGLGFAVRQGDGVAGTPGSAGEYMWAGFGGTYFWVDPKQELVGIFMTQAPSPERAYYRKLFKQLVYQAIVE
- a CDS encoding substrate-binding protein; translated protein: MLGLATLSGGTAQSAEKQPIVIAVPVGLSGVNSVVAPAVVQSAELAVEELNAKGGIMGRPVKLMPLDDESGPAGAVKAFNTAIRQHKADAIITMETSAARNAGAPIADRAKTLFIYTSFYEGRACGKYLYVNAWVPEQIVPPLVKFMTDEKKVKKWFVLGSDYAFGRGLIEPAKKTITELGGTILGEEYQPLQQSDWTAIISKIRAANPDGIMYATSGGGPNIDFMKQFKAAGLKMPVGSLSIDELTAEQGGNAAEGVYYTGDYFTGIDNAENKTFLEAMKKKFGTNLKTPNSLSEPEYDGIHAYAMAVEKAKSTDADKVAAVLPTIVFKGPRGPVQMNKQHHAPLPVYLAQVQADGKTKIIKSFGLVDPGNQCPNLK